One Defluviimonas sp. SAOS-178_SWC DNA window includes the following coding sequences:
- the proX gene encoding glycine betaine/L-proline ABC transporter substrate-binding protein ProX: MSVLRNSLAVIATTGGIMLGLPAFADGLPGEGKSIQPIATGQTGHIFQHAIVQIGLERLGYEVKDSLEAQYPPMHLAIAQGDADYTAIHWDRLHAATYAKAGGDEKLTRIGMLTPNVTQGYFIDKATAEKYGIKNLGQLADHAISALFDINGDGKADLTGCEAGWGCERVIEHQLDAFDLRDHVSHNQGSYYALIADTITRYKAGSPILYYTWSPLWVGSVLKAGEDVVQLNVPFSSLPDNDAADTSQPDGSNSGFDVNNIRILANRKFAEENPAAARFFELVTVPVEEVNAELLSEYESNADRAQIYKNAEEWIAAHQADYDSWIDEAMKAGQ; the protein is encoded by the coding sequence ATGTCTGTTCTCAGAAACAGCCTTGCGGTCATCGCGACTACCGGCGGCATCATGCTGGGGCTGCCCGCTTTCGCTGATGGCCTGCCGGGCGAAGGCAAATCCATCCAACCGATCGCCACCGGCCAGACCGGGCACATCTTTCAGCACGCGATTGTCCAGATTGGGCTGGAACGTCTTGGCTACGAAGTGAAGGACTCGCTTGAAGCCCAGTATCCGCCCATGCATCTGGCCATTGCGCAGGGCGACGCCGACTACACCGCCATCCACTGGGACCGTTTGCATGCTGCCACCTATGCAAAGGCGGGCGGTGACGAAAAGCTGACACGGATCGGTATGCTTACCCCGAACGTGACGCAGGGCTATTTCATCGACAAGGCGACTGCCGAGAAATACGGTATCAAAAACCTTGGCCAGCTTGCGGATCACGCCATCAGCGCCCTCTTCGACATCAACGGGGACGGGAAGGCAGACCTGACCGGCTGCGAAGCCGGTTGGGGCTGCGAACGCGTCATCGAGCACCAGCTGGACGCCTTCGACCTGCGCGATCACGTCAGCCATAACCAGGGCAGCTACTACGCACTGATCGCCGATACGATCACCCGCTACAAGGCCGGAAGTCCGATCCTCTATTACACCTGGTCGCCGCTCTGGGTTGGCTCGGTGCTGAAGGCCGGTGAAGACGTGGTGCAGCTGAACGTCCCCTTCTCGTCGCTGCCTGATAATGACGCTGCCGACACCAGCCAGCCAGACGGCAGCAATTCGGGCTTCGATGTGAACAACATCCGCATCCTCGCCAACCGCAAATTCGCCGAGGAAAATCCCGCCGCCGCGCGCTTTTTCGAACTTGTGACGGTCCCTGTCGAGGAAGTGAATGCGGAACTGCTGAGCGAGTATGAAAGCAACGCCGACCGCGCGCAGATCTACAAGAATGCCGAAGAGTGGATCGCCGCACACCAGGCAGACTATGACTCCTGGATCGATGAAGCGATGAAGGCTGGCCAGTAA